GGATTATTTTAAAAGCCTTGGGATTCAGGTGTTATGGCAATGTGGAAAAGGATATATAGCGGAATACGAAAAATATGATTCCAAAGAGGTGAAGGTGCAGGCTTTTTTAAACCATATGGACAAGGCCTACGCCGCTGCAGATTTCATCATTTCTAGATCTGGAGCAGGCGCGGTTTCCGAACTGTGTTTGGTGGGTAAGCCCACAATCTTCATCCCGTCCCCAACGGTGGCAGAGAATCATCAGACTAAAAATGCTTTGGCATTGGTACAAGAGGATGCGGCCATCATGATTAAAGAAGAGGATTTGGAGCGGGATTTTGAACAGGAGTTTGGTTCCGTTTTTAATTCGGAAGAAAAACAGCAAGAACTATCGAAAAATAGTAAGGCATTGGCATTGCCCAACGCCACGATTGAAATATGTGATGAAATCGTAAAATTATTGAACTGATAAAATGAATTTAAAAGACATACATAATGTGTACTTCATCGGGATAGGTGGCATTGGTATGTCCGCCCTTGCGCGATATTTTCGTTTTATTAATAAGCATGTTGCGGGCTATGATAAGACGGAAACCCCTTTAACAAGAGAACTTACGTCTAATACTATAGCTATACATTATGAAGATGATGTGGACCGTATTCCGTCAACATTCAAAAATGTTAAGGATACCTTGGTCGTTTACACACCGGCGGTTGCCAAAACACATTCCGAATATCAATATTTTTCCGAGCGCGGTTTTCATATTAAAAAGCGGTCTGAAGTATTAGGGATGGTTACAAAAGATTCCTTTTGTTTTGCCGTTGCCGGTACGCACGGTAAAACAACTACCTCTAGTATTCTCGCACATTTGTTAAAAGAAACGGGCACTCCTTTAACCGCTTTTCTCGGAGGTATTTCTGAGGATTTTAATAGTAATTTCTTATTGGAGGGTACGGAGTACTCCGTGGTGGAGGCAGATGAGTTTGATCGCTCTTTTTTAAGGTTAACGCCTAATGTAGCATGTATTACCTCAATGGATGCGGATCACTTGGATATTTATGGAGATTCGGACGAATTGAAAAAATCGTTTCTGGAATTTACAAAGCGGCTAAAGCCTAACGGAAAGTTATTTGTAAAGAGTGGTCTGCCTGTAGCGGGTATAACCTATGGTATTGAGGATAATTCGGACTACTGTATCCAAAACATAAGAATAGAACAAGGTACCTACATATTTGATTTGGGAACCCCGAATTCAGTTTTGAAAGGGGTTAGGTTCAATAAACCGGGAAGGCATAACCTGCTTAACGGTTTGGTTGCTTTTGCTATGGCGATAGAGGCCGGTTCCCCACCGTATCGCCTGGCTGAAGCTTTGGCCACTTTCAAGGGGGTGCAACGAAGATTCTCTTACAGGATAAAGAACGATGAATTGGTATTTATAGATGATTACGCGCATCATCCTACAGAAATCAATGCTGTTTTTGAAGCAATTAGGGAGATGCATCCCCAGAAAAAAGTATTGGCGATTTTTCAGCCACATCTGTTTTCAAGAACTAAGGATTTTGGTGATGATTTTGCGACAAGTCTTTCCAGATTCGATAGTATTTGCCTGCTGGAAATTTATCCGGCAAGGGAAAAGGCCATTCCAGGGATTACTTCGAATTGGTTGTTGGATAAAATAACAAATCCCTTTAAAAAATTAATTCAAAAGGAACAAATTATATCCGAAATAAAAGCTCAAAATCCTGATGTTCTCGTGACTATGGGTGCAGGAGATATCGGACTCGAAATAAATAAAATACAAAAGGAACTGTCTTATGCGTATTAATTGGAACATTTTAAAGTTTATTTCTCTAATGCTAGTGGTAATGGGGCTTTACGCATTTTCTAACCAAAGGAGTAATAGGAAGAATATCGCTAAAATAAATGTAGAATTTATAGGAGACCAAAATTTATACCTCACAGAAGGGACGGTTAATAAATTGTTAATACAAAAATACGGACGGCTAGAAAATGTGCCTAAAGAAAAATTAGTTTTGAATACTGTAGAGAAGGTCATTACGGCCAATGAAATGGTGAAAAGTGCCCAAGTCTATCTTACTATAGATGGTGAGCTTACGTCTAAAATTGTTCAACGTAAACCAATCGGACGCATAGAAGGTAATTCAAAATTCTATTTGGATGACGAAGGAAAACGCATGCCGTTTTCGTCCAATTATTCAGCTAGAGTTCCCATAATTACAGGTAATGTAACAGGGGAAAGCCTTAAAGATGTGTATGAAATTTTGGAATTTATAAATAAAGACGATTTTTTACGAAAAAACATAATTGGTATTCATGTTGAGGCAGAGGATAACTATCAATTAAAATTTAGGCTGAACCGCTTTGTGGTGAATTTAGGGGGTA
This genomic window from Maribacter sp. MJ134 contains:
- a CDS encoding cell division protein FtsQ/DivIB, producing the protein MRINWNILKFISLMLVVMGLYAFSNQRSNRKNIAKINVEFIGDQNLYLTEGTVNKLLIQKYGRLENVPKEKLVLNTVEKVITANEMVKSAQVYLTIDGELTSKIVQRKPIGRIEGNSKFYLDDEGKRMPFSSNYSARVPIITGNVTGESLKDVYEILEFINKDDFLRKNIIGIHVEAEDNYQLKFRLNRFVVNLGGIDNLEEKFSNFKAFYAKANKDKTLENFAIVSLEFNNQVVCTKI
- the murC gene encoding UDP-N-acetylmuramate--L-alanine ligase, whose protein sequence is MNLKDIHNVYFIGIGGIGMSALARYFRFINKHVAGYDKTETPLTRELTSNTIAIHYEDDVDRIPSTFKNVKDTLVVYTPAVAKTHSEYQYFSERGFHIKKRSEVLGMVTKDSFCFAVAGTHGKTTTSSILAHLLKETGTPLTAFLGGISEDFNSNFLLEGTEYSVVEADEFDRSFLRLTPNVACITSMDADHLDIYGDSDELKKSFLEFTKRLKPNGKLFVKSGLPVAGITYGIEDNSDYCIQNIRIEQGTYIFDLGTPNSVLKGVRFNKPGRHNLLNGLVAFAMAIEAGSPPYRLAEALATFKGVQRRFSYRIKNDELVFIDDYAHHPTEINAVFEAIREMHPQKKVLAIFQPHLFSRTKDFGDDFATSLSRFDSICLLEIYPAREKAIPGITSNWLLDKITNPFKKLIQKEQIISEIKAQNPDVLVTMGAGDIGLEINKIQKELSYAY